One stretch of Tenrec ecaudatus isolate mTenEca1 chromosome 18, mTenEca1.hap1, whole genome shotgun sequence DNA includes these proteins:
- the EXOSC6 gene encoding exosome complex component MTR3, translating into MPGDHRRIRGPEESQPPQLYAEDEDEAPAARDPTRLRPVYARAGLLSQAKGSAYLEAGSTKVLCSVSGPRQAEGGERGGGPAGAGGEAPAALRGRLLCDFRRAPFSGRRRRAPPGGGEERELALALQEALEPAVRLGRYPRAQLEVSALLLEDGGSALAAALTAAALALADAGVEMYDLVVGCGLSRPPDPAPGWLLDPTRLEEERASAGLTVALMPVLNQVAGLLGSGEGGPTESWAEAVRLGLEGCQRLYPVLQQCLLRAARRRGAAAQS; encoded by the coding sequence ATGCCGGGGGATCACCGCCGCATTCGCGGGCCCGAGGAGTCACAGCCGCCGCAGCTGTACGCGGAGGACGAAGACGAGGCGCCCGCCGCCCGCGACCCGACGAGGCTGCGGCCCGTGTACGCGCGCGCCGGGCTGCTGAGCCAGGCCAAGGGCTCGGCCTACCTGGAGGCGGGAAGCACCAAGGTGCTGTGCTCCGTGTCGGGCCCGCGGCAGGCCGAGGGCGGGGAGCGCGGCGGCGGCCCGGCCGGGGCGGGCGGGGAGGCTCCGGCCGCGCTGCGCGGGCGCCTGCTCTGCGACTTCCGCCGCGCGCCCTTCTCTGGCCGCCGGCGCCGGGCCCCGCCGGGCGGCGGCGAGGAGCGCGAGCTGGCGCTGGCGCTGCAGGAGGCGCTGGAGCCGGCCGTGCGCCTGGGCCGCTACCCGCGCGCGCAGCTCGAGGTGTCGGCGCTGCTGCTGGAGGACGGCGGCTCGGCGCTGGCCGCCGCGCTCACGGCCGCCGCGCTCGCCCTGGCCGACGCCGGCGTGGAGATGTACGACCTGGTGGTGGGCTGCGGGCTGAGCCGCCCGCCGGACCCCGCCCCCGGCTGGCTGCTGGACCCCACGCGGCTGGAGGAGGAGCGGGCCTCCGCCGGCCTGACGGTGGCGCTCATGCCGGTGCTCAACCAGGTGGCCGGACTGCTGGGCAGCGGGGAGGGCGGCCCGACCGAGAGCTGGGCGGAGGCCGTACGCCTGGGCCTCGAGGGCTGCCAGCGCCTCTACCCCGTGCTGCAACAGTGCCTGCTGCGGGCAGCCCGCCGGAGGGGCgccgctgcccagtcctga
- the AARS1 gene encoding alanine--tRNA ligase, cytoplasmic isoform X1: MRAGAGLPALWVTFTMDSTLTASEIRQRFIAFFKRNAHTYVHSSATIPLDDPTLLFANAGMNQFKPIFLNTIDPSHPMAKLTRAANTQKCIRAGGKHNDLDDVGKDVYHHTFFEMLGSWSFGDYFKELACKMALELLTQEFGIPVERLYVTYFGGEEAAGLEPDLECKQIWQNLGLNEAKILPGSMKDNFWEMGDTGPCGPCSEIHYDRIGGRDAAHLVNQDDPNVLEIWNLVFIQYNRETDGILKPLPKKSIDTGMGLERLVSVLQNKMSNYDTDLFVPYFEAIQKGTGARPYTGKVGADDADGIDMAYRVLADHARTITVALADGGRPDNTGRGYVLRRILRRAVRYSHEKLGASRGFFATLVDVVVQSLGEAFPELKRDPDLVKDIINEEEVQFLKTLSRGRRILDRKIQSLGDSQTIPGDTAWLLYDTYGFPVDLTGLIAEEKGLAVDMEGFEEERKLAQLKSQGKGAGGEDLIMLDIYAIEELRSRGLEATDDSPKYSYRSEPSGSYVFENVVATVMALRMDKMFVDEVATGQECGVVLDKTCFYAEQGGQIYDEGYLVKLDDNSEDRTEFTVKNAQVRGGYVLHIGTIYGNLKVGDQVRLFIDETRRRPVMSNHTATHILNFALRAVLGEADQKGSLVAPDRLRFDFTAKGAMSTQQIKEAEEIANQTIEAAKPVYTQDCALAAAKAIQGLRAVFDETYPDPVRVVSIGVPVSELLEDPTSPAGSLTSVEFCGGTHLQNSSHAGAFVIVSEEAIAKGIRRIVAVTGAEAQKALRKAESMKKSLSVLEAKVKAQTSPNKDVQREIADLGEALATAVVPQWQKDELREELKALKKVMDDLDRASKADVQKRVLEKTKQLIDSRPNQPLVILEMESGASAKALNEALKLFKTHSPQTAAMLFTVDNEAGKITCLCQVPQNAANRGLKASEWVQQVSGLMDGKGGGKDVSAQATGKNVGCLQEALQLATSFAQLRLGDVKN; this comes from the exons ATGCGAGCCGGGGCGGGCCTTCCGG CTCTGTGGGTGACTTTCACGATGGACTCGACCCTAACGGCGAGTGAAATCCGGCAGCGATTCATCGCTTTCTTCAAGAGGAATGCGCACACCTATGTCCACTCCTCTGCCACCATCCCCTTGGACGATCCCACTCTGCTCTTCGCCAATGCAGGCATGAACCAG ttcaaacccatcttcCTGAACACTATTGACCCGTCCCATCCCATGGCAAAGCTGACCCGAGCTGCCAATACCCAGAAGTGCATCCGGGCGGGGGGCAAGCACAACGACCTGGACGACGTCGGCAAGGATGTCTACCATCACACCTTCTTTGAGATGCTGGGCTCCTGGTCGTTTGGCGATTACTTCAAG GAATTGGCATGTAAGATGGCGCTGGAACTTCTGACCCAAGAGTTTGGCATCCCAGTCGAAAGACTTTACGTGACTTactttggtggggaggaagctgcTGGCTTGGAACCAGATCTGGAGTGCAAACAGATCTGGCAAAATTTGGG ACTCAACGAAGCCAAGATCCTCCCTGGCAGCATGAAAGACAACTTTTGGGAGATGGGAGACACGGGCCCATGTGGCCCCTGCAGTGAGATCCACTATGACCGGATTGGTGGCCGGGATGCCGCCCACCTCGTCAACCAGGACGACCCCAACGTGTTGGAGATCTGGAACCTCGTCTTCATCCAGTACAACAG GGAAACCGATGGCATTCTGAAACCTCTCCCCAAGAAAAGCATTGACACCGGGATGGGCCTGGAGCGCCTGGTGTCGGTGCTGCAGAATAAGATGTCCAACTATGACACGGACCTTTTCGTCCCTTACTTCGAAGCCATTCAGAAG GGCACAGGTGCCCGGCCGTACACTGGGAAAGTGGGTGCTGATGATGCCGATGGGATTGACATGGCCTACCGGGTGCTGGCCGACCATGCTCGGACCATCACTGTGGCGCTGGCTGACGGCGGCCGACCTGACAACACAGGACGGGG GTATGTGCTCAGGCGGATTCTCCGGCGCGCTGTCCGGTACTCCCACGAGAAGCTCGGCGCCAGCAGGGGTTTCTTCGCCACTTTGGTAGATGTCGTGGTCCAGTCCCTG GGAGAAGCCTTCCCTGAGCTGAAGAGAGACCCTGACCTGGTCAAGGACATCATTAATGAGGAAGAGGTGCAGTTCCTCAAGACGCTCAGCAGAGGGCGACGCATCCTGGACAGGAAAATCCAGAGCCTGGGAGACAGCCAGACCATCCCTG GGGACACAGCATGGCTTCTCTACGACACCTACGGGTTCCCAGTGGACCTCACCGGGCTCATTGCTGAGGAGAAGGGCCTGGCAGTGGATATGGAGGGCTTTGAGGAGGAGAGGAAGCTGGCTCAG CTAAAATCACAAGGCAAGGGAGCCGGCGGGGAAGACCTCATCATGCTGGACATCTATGCCATCGAAGAGCTACGCTCCAGGGGCCTGGAGGCCACTGACGACTCCCCGAAGTACAGCTACCGCTCGGAGCCCAGCGGCAGCTATG TGTTTGAGAATGTGGTGGCCACGGTGATGGCTCTGCGCATGGACAAGATGTTCGTGGACGAGGTGGCCACGGGCCAGGAGTGTGGTGTCGTGCTGGACAAGACCTGCTTCTATGCCGAGCAAGGGGGCCAGATCTACGACGAAGGCTACCTGGTCAAGCTTGATGACAACAGCGAAGAC AGGACAGAGTTCACGGTGAAGAACGCTCAGGTGCGAGGCGGGTACGTGCTCCACATAGGCACCATCTACGGCAACCTGAAAGTGGGGGACCAGGTCCGGCTGTTCATTGACGAG ACCCGGCGCAGGCCCGTCATGAGCAACCACACGGCTACCCACATCCTAAACTTCGCCCTGCGTGCTGTGCTTGGGGAGGCCGACCAGAAAGGCTCCCTGGTTGCGCCTGATCGCCTGCGGTTTGACTTCACGGCCAAGGGCGCCATGTCTACTCAACAGATAAAGGAGGCAGAGGAGATTGCCAATCAGACGATTGAGGCAGCCAAG CCCGTCTATACCCAGGACTGTGCCCTGGCAGCGGCAAAAGCCATCCAGGGCCTGCGGGCCGTGTTTGACGAGACCTACCCCGACCCTGTGCGGGTCGTCTCCATTGGGGTCCCAGTGTCCGAGCTTCTCGAAGACCCCACCAGTCCGGCCGGCTCCCTTACTTCTGTCGAGTTCTGTGGGGGCAC GCACCTGCAGAACTCAAGTCACGCGGGAGCGTTTGTCATTGTGAGTGAGGAAGCAATTGCCAAAGGCATCCGCAGGATTGTTGCCGTCACGGGGGCAGAAGCCCAGAAG GCCCTCAGGAAAGCAGAGAGCATGAAGAAATCTCTGTCTGTCTTGGAGGCCAAGGTGAAGGCCCAGACGTCGCCCAACAAGGACGTGCAGCGGGAGATAGCCGATCTTGGGGAG GCCCTGGCCACCGCCGTTGTCCCTCAGTGGCAGAAGGACGAACTTCGCGAGGAGCTCAAGGCCCTGAAGAAGGTCATGGATGACCTGGACCGCGCCAGCAAGGCCGACGTCCAGAAGCGG GTGTTGGAGAAGACCAAGCAGCTCATCGACAGCCGCCCCAACCAGCCCCTCGTCATTCTGGAGATGGAGAGCGGCGCCTCGGCCAAG GCCCTGAATGAAGCCTTGAAGCTTTTCAAGACACATTCCCCTCAGACAGCCGCCATGCTCTTCACGGTAGACAACGAGGCTGGCAAGATCACGTGCCTGTGTCAGGTCCCCCAG AATGCTGCCAACCGAGGCCTGAAGGCCAGCGAGTGGGTACAGCAGGTGTCAGGCCTGATGGATGGCAAAGGTGGTGGCAAAGATGTGTCAGCCCAGGCCACAGGCAAGAATGTGGGCTGCCTGCAGGAGGCACTGCAGCTGGCCACGTCCTTTGCCCAGCTTCGCCTGGGAGATGTGAAGAACTGA
- the AARS1 gene encoding alanine--tRNA ligase, cytoplasmic isoform X3: MDSTLTASEIRQRFIAFFKRNAHTYVHSSATIPLDDPTLLFANAGMNQFKPIFLNTIDPSHPMAKLTRAANTQKCIRAGGKHNDLDDVGKDVYHHTFFEMLGSWSFGDYFKELACKMALELLTQEFGIPVERLYVTYFGGEEAAGLEPDLECKQIWQNLGLNEAKILPGSMKDNFWEMGDTGPCGPCSEIHYDRIGGRDAAHLVNQDDPNVLEIWNLVFIQYNRETDGILKPLPKKSIDTGMGLERLVSVLQNKMSNYDTDLFVPYFEAIQKGTGARPYTGKVGADDADGIDMAYRVLADHARTITVALADGGRPDNTGRGYVLRRILRRAVRYSHEKLGASRGFFATLVDVVVQSLGEAFPELKRDPDLVKDIINEEEVQFLKTLSRGRRILDRKIQSLGDSQTIPGDTAWLLYDTYGFPVDLTGLIAEEKGLAVDMEGFEEERKLAQLKSQGKGAGGEDLIMLDIYAIEELRSRGLEATDDSPKYSYRSEPSGSYVFENVVATVMALRMDKMFVDEVATGQECGVVLDKTCFYAEQGGQIYDEGYLVKLDDNSEDRTEFTVKNAQVRGGYVLHIGTIYGNLKVGDQVRLFIDETRRRPVMSNHTATHILNFALRAVLGEADQKGSLVAPDRLRFDFTAKGAMSTQQIKEAEEIANQTIEAAKPVYTQDCALAAAKAIQGLRAVFDETYPDPVRVVSIGVPVSELLEDPTSPAGSLTSVEFCGGTHLQNSSHAGAFVIVSEEAIAKGIRRIVAVTGAEAQKALRKAESMKKSLSVLEAKVKAQTSPNKDVQREIADLGEALATAVVPQWQKDELREELKALKKVMDDLDRASKADVQKRVLEKTKQLIDSRPNQPLVILEMESGASAKALNEALKLFKTHSPQTAAMLFTVDNEAGKITCLCQVPQNAANRGLKASEWVQQVSGLMDGKGGGKDVSAQATGKNVGCLQEALQLATSFAQLRLGDVKN; this comes from the exons ATGGACTCGACCCTAACGGCGAGTGAAATCCGGCAGCGATTCATCGCTTTCTTCAAGAGGAATGCGCACACCTATGTCCACTCCTCTGCCACCATCCCCTTGGACGATCCCACTCTGCTCTTCGCCAATGCAGGCATGAACCAG ttcaaacccatcttcCTGAACACTATTGACCCGTCCCATCCCATGGCAAAGCTGACCCGAGCTGCCAATACCCAGAAGTGCATCCGGGCGGGGGGCAAGCACAACGACCTGGACGACGTCGGCAAGGATGTCTACCATCACACCTTCTTTGAGATGCTGGGCTCCTGGTCGTTTGGCGATTACTTCAAG GAATTGGCATGTAAGATGGCGCTGGAACTTCTGACCCAAGAGTTTGGCATCCCAGTCGAAAGACTTTACGTGACTTactttggtggggaggaagctgcTGGCTTGGAACCAGATCTGGAGTGCAAACAGATCTGGCAAAATTTGGG ACTCAACGAAGCCAAGATCCTCCCTGGCAGCATGAAAGACAACTTTTGGGAGATGGGAGACACGGGCCCATGTGGCCCCTGCAGTGAGATCCACTATGACCGGATTGGTGGCCGGGATGCCGCCCACCTCGTCAACCAGGACGACCCCAACGTGTTGGAGATCTGGAACCTCGTCTTCATCCAGTACAACAG GGAAACCGATGGCATTCTGAAACCTCTCCCCAAGAAAAGCATTGACACCGGGATGGGCCTGGAGCGCCTGGTGTCGGTGCTGCAGAATAAGATGTCCAACTATGACACGGACCTTTTCGTCCCTTACTTCGAAGCCATTCAGAAG GGCACAGGTGCCCGGCCGTACACTGGGAAAGTGGGTGCTGATGATGCCGATGGGATTGACATGGCCTACCGGGTGCTGGCCGACCATGCTCGGACCATCACTGTGGCGCTGGCTGACGGCGGCCGACCTGACAACACAGGACGGGG GTATGTGCTCAGGCGGATTCTCCGGCGCGCTGTCCGGTACTCCCACGAGAAGCTCGGCGCCAGCAGGGGTTTCTTCGCCACTTTGGTAGATGTCGTGGTCCAGTCCCTG GGAGAAGCCTTCCCTGAGCTGAAGAGAGACCCTGACCTGGTCAAGGACATCATTAATGAGGAAGAGGTGCAGTTCCTCAAGACGCTCAGCAGAGGGCGACGCATCCTGGACAGGAAAATCCAGAGCCTGGGAGACAGCCAGACCATCCCTG GGGACACAGCATGGCTTCTCTACGACACCTACGGGTTCCCAGTGGACCTCACCGGGCTCATTGCTGAGGAGAAGGGCCTGGCAGTGGATATGGAGGGCTTTGAGGAGGAGAGGAAGCTGGCTCAG CTAAAATCACAAGGCAAGGGAGCCGGCGGGGAAGACCTCATCATGCTGGACATCTATGCCATCGAAGAGCTACGCTCCAGGGGCCTGGAGGCCACTGACGACTCCCCGAAGTACAGCTACCGCTCGGAGCCCAGCGGCAGCTATG TGTTTGAGAATGTGGTGGCCACGGTGATGGCTCTGCGCATGGACAAGATGTTCGTGGACGAGGTGGCCACGGGCCAGGAGTGTGGTGTCGTGCTGGACAAGACCTGCTTCTATGCCGAGCAAGGGGGCCAGATCTACGACGAAGGCTACCTGGTCAAGCTTGATGACAACAGCGAAGAC AGGACAGAGTTCACGGTGAAGAACGCTCAGGTGCGAGGCGGGTACGTGCTCCACATAGGCACCATCTACGGCAACCTGAAAGTGGGGGACCAGGTCCGGCTGTTCATTGACGAG ACCCGGCGCAGGCCCGTCATGAGCAACCACACGGCTACCCACATCCTAAACTTCGCCCTGCGTGCTGTGCTTGGGGAGGCCGACCAGAAAGGCTCCCTGGTTGCGCCTGATCGCCTGCGGTTTGACTTCACGGCCAAGGGCGCCATGTCTACTCAACAGATAAAGGAGGCAGAGGAGATTGCCAATCAGACGATTGAGGCAGCCAAG CCCGTCTATACCCAGGACTGTGCCCTGGCAGCGGCAAAAGCCATCCAGGGCCTGCGGGCCGTGTTTGACGAGACCTACCCCGACCCTGTGCGGGTCGTCTCCATTGGGGTCCCAGTGTCCGAGCTTCTCGAAGACCCCACCAGTCCGGCCGGCTCCCTTACTTCTGTCGAGTTCTGTGGGGGCAC GCACCTGCAGAACTCAAGTCACGCGGGAGCGTTTGTCATTGTGAGTGAGGAAGCAATTGCCAAAGGCATCCGCAGGATTGTTGCCGTCACGGGGGCAGAAGCCCAGAAG GCCCTCAGGAAAGCAGAGAGCATGAAGAAATCTCTGTCTGTCTTGGAGGCCAAGGTGAAGGCCCAGACGTCGCCCAACAAGGACGTGCAGCGGGAGATAGCCGATCTTGGGGAG GCCCTGGCCACCGCCGTTGTCCCTCAGTGGCAGAAGGACGAACTTCGCGAGGAGCTCAAGGCCCTGAAGAAGGTCATGGATGACCTGGACCGCGCCAGCAAGGCCGACGTCCAGAAGCGG GTGTTGGAGAAGACCAAGCAGCTCATCGACAGCCGCCCCAACCAGCCCCTCGTCATTCTGGAGATGGAGAGCGGCGCCTCGGCCAAG GCCCTGAATGAAGCCTTGAAGCTTTTCAAGACACATTCCCCTCAGACAGCCGCCATGCTCTTCACGGTAGACAACGAGGCTGGCAAGATCACGTGCCTGTGTCAGGTCCCCCAG AATGCTGCCAACCGAGGCCTGAAGGCCAGCGAGTGGGTACAGCAGGTGTCAGGCCTGATGGATGGCAAAGGTGGTGGCAAAGATGTGTCAGCCCAGGCCACAGGCAAGAATGTGGGCTGCCTGCAGGAGGCACTGCAGCTGGCCACGTCCTTTGCCCAGCTTCGCCTGGGAGATGTGAAGAACTGA
- the AARS1 gene encoding alanine--tRNA ligase, cytoplasmic isoform X2, with translation MARAALWVTFTMDSTLTASEIRQRFIAFFKRNAHTYVHSSATIPLDDPTLLFANAGMNQFKPIFLNTIDPSHPMAKLTRAANTQKCIRAGGKHNDLDDVGKDVYHHTFFEMLGSWSFGDYFKELACKMALELLTQEFGIPVERLYVTYFGGEEAAGLEPDLECKQIWQNLGLNEAKILPGSMKDNFWEMGDTGPCGPCSEIHYDRIGGRDAAHLVNQDDPNVLEIWNLVFIQYNRETDGILKPLPKKSIDTGMGLERLVSVLQNKMSNYDTDLFVPYFEAIQKGTGARPYTGKVGADDADGIDMAYRVLADHARTITVALADGGRPDNTGRGYVLRRILRRAVRYSHEKLGASRGFFATLVDVVVQSLGEAFPELKRDPDLVKDIINEEEVQFLKTLSRGRRILDRKIQSLGDSQTIPGDTAWLLYDTYGFPVDLTGLIAEEKGLAVDMEGFEEERKLAQLKSQGKGAGGEDLIMLDIYAIEELRSRGLEATDDSPKYSYRSEPSGSYVFENVVATVMALRMDKMFVDEVATGQECGVVLDKTCFYAEQGGQIYDEGYLVKLDDNSEDRTEFTVKNAQVRGGYVLHIGTIYGNLKVGDQVRLFIDETRRRPVMSNHTATHILNFALRAVLGEADQKGSLVAPDRLRFDFTAKGAMSTQQIKEAEEIANQTIEAAKPVYTQDCALAAAKAIQGLRAVFDETYPDPVRVVSIGVPVSELLEDPTSPAGSLTSVEFCGGTHLQNSSHAGAFVIVSEEAIAKGIRRIVAVTGAEAQKALRKAESMKKSLSVLEAKVKAQTSPNKDVQREIADLGEALATAVVPQWQKDELREELKALKKVMDDLDRASKADVQKRVLEKTKQLIDSRPNQPLVILEMESGASAKALNEALKLFKTHSPQTAAMLFTVDNEAGKITCLCQVPQNAANRGLKASEWVQQVSGLMDGKGGGKDVSAQATGKNVGCLQEALQLATSFAQLRLGDVKN, from the exons ATGGCAAGAGCAG CTCTGTGGGTGACTTTCACGATGGACTCGACCCTAACGGCGAGTGAAATCCGGCAGCGATTCATCGCTTTCTTCAAGAGGAATGCGCACACCTATGTCCACTCCTCTGCCACCATCCCCTTGGACGATCCCACTCTGCTCTTCGCCAATGCAGGCATGAACCAG ttcaaacccatcttcCTGAACACTATTGACCCGTCCCATCCCATGGCAAAGCTGACCCGAGCTGCCAATACCCAGAAGTGCATCCGGGCGGGGGGCAAGCACAACGACCTGGACGACGTCGGCAAGGATGTCTACCATCACACCTTCTTTGAGATGCTGGGCTCCTGGTCGTTTGGCGATTACTTCAAG GAATTGGCATGTAAGATGGCGCTGGAACTTCTGACCCAAGAGTTTGGCATCCCAGTCGAAAGACTTTACGTGACTTactttggtggggaggaagctgcTGGCTTGGAACCAGATCTGGAGTGCAAACAGATCTGGCAAAATTTGGG ACTCAACGAAGCCAAGATCCTCCCTGGCAGCATGAAAGACAACTTTTGGGAGATGGGAGACACGGGCCCATGTGGCCCCTGCAGTGAGATCCACTATGACCGGATTGGTGGCCGGGATGCCGCCCACCTCGTCAACCAGGACGACCCCAACGTGTTGGAGATCTGGAACCTCGTCTTCATCCAGTACAACAG GGAAACCGATGGCATTCTGAAACCTCTCCCCAAGAAAAGCATTGACACCGGGATGGGCCTGGAGCGCCTGGTGTCGGTGCTGCAGAATAAGATGTCCAACTATGACACGGACCTTTTCGTCCCTTACTTCGAAGCCATTCAGAAG GGCACAGGTGCCCGGCCGTACACTGGGAAAGTGGGTGCTGATGATGCCGATGGGATTGACATGGCCTACCGGGTGCTGGCCGACCATGCTCGGACCATCACTGTGGCGCTGGCTGACGGCGGCCGACCTGACAACACAGGACGGGG GTATGTGCTCAGGCGGATTCTCCGGCGCGCTGTCCGGTACTCCCACGAGAAGCTCGGCGCCAGCAGGGGTTTCTTCGCCACTTTGGTAGATGTCGTGGTCCAGTCCCTG GGAGAAGCCTTCCCTGAGCTGAAGAGAGACCCTGACCTGGTCAAGGACATCATTAATGAGGAAGAGGTGCAGTTCCTCAAGACGCTCAGCAGAGGGCGACGCATCCTGGACAGGAAAATCCAGAGCCTGGGAGACAGCCAGACCATCCCTG GGGACACAGCATGGCTTCTCTACGACACCTACGGGTTCCCAGTGGACCTCACCGGGCTCATTGCTGAGGAGAAGGGCCTGGCAGTGGATATGGAGGGCTTTGAGGAGGAGAGGAAGCTGGCTCAG CTAAAATCACAAGGCAAGGGAGCCGGCGGGGAAGACCTCATCATGCTGGACATCTATGCCATCGAAGAGCTACGCTCCAGGGGCCTGGAGGCCACTGACGACTCCCCGAAGTACAGCTACCGCTCGGAGCCCAGCGGCAGCTATG TGTTTGAGAATGTGGTGGCCACGGTGATGGCTCTGCGCATGGACAAGATGTTCGTGGACGAGGTGGCCACGGGCCAGGAGTGTGGTGTCGTGCTGGACAAGACCTGCTTCTATGCCGAGCAAGGGGGCCAGATCTACGACGAAGGCTACCTGGTCAAGCTTGATGACAACAGCGAAGAC AGGACAGAGTTCACGGTGAAGAACGCTCAGGTGCGAGGCGGGTACGTGCTCCACATAGGCACCATCTACGGCAACCTGAAAGTGGGGGACCAGGTCCGGCTGTTCATTGACGAG ACCCGGCGCAGGCCCGTCATGAGCAACCACACGGCTACCCACATCCTAAACTTCGCCCTGCGTGCTGTGCTTGGGGAGGCCGACCAGAAAGGCTCCCTGGTTGCGCCTGATCGCCTGCGGTTTGACTTCACGGCCAAGGGCGCCATGTCTACTCAACAGATAAAGGAGGCAGAGGAGATTGCCAATCAGACGATTGAGGCAGCCAAG CCCGTCTATACCCAGGACTGTGCCCTGGCAGCGGCAAAAGCCATCCAGGGCCTGCGGGCCGTGTTTGACGAGACCTACCCCGACCCTGTGCGGGTCGTCTCCATTGGGGTCCCAGTGTCCGAGCTTCTCGAAGACCCCACCAGTCCGGCCGGCTCCCTTACTTCTGTCGAGTTCTGTGGGGGCAC GCACCTGCAGAACTCAAGTCACGCGGGAGCGTTTGTCATTGTGAGTGAGGAAGCAATTGCCAAAGGCATCCGCAGGATTGTTGCCGTCACGGGGGCAGAAGCCCAGAAG GCCCTCAGGAAAGCAGAGAGCATGAAGAAATCTCTGTCTGTCTTGGAGGCCAAGGTGAAGGCCCAGACGTCGCCCAACAAGGACGTGCAGCGGGAGATAGCCGATCTTGGGGAG GCCCTGGCCACCGCCGTTGTCCCTCAGTGGCAGAAGGACGAACTTCGCGAGGAGCTCAAGGCCCTGAAGAAGGTCATGGATGACCTGGACCGCGCCAGCAAGGCCGACGTCCAGAAGCGG GTGTTGGAGAAGACCAAGCAGCTCATCGACAGCCGCCCCAACCAGCCCCTCGTCATTCTGGAGATGGAGAGCGGCGCCTCGGCCAAG GCCCTGAATGAAGCCTTGAAGCTTTTCAAGACACATTCCCCTCAGACAGCCGCCATGCTCTTCACGGTAGACAACGAGGCTGGCAAGATCACGTGCCTGTGTCAGGTCCCCCAG AATGCTGCCAACCGAGGCCTGAAGGCCAGCGAGTGGGTACAGCAGGTGTCAGGCCTGATGGATGGCAAAGGTGGTGGCAAAGATGTGTCAGCCCAGGCCACAGGCAAGAATGTGGGCTGCCTGCAGGAGGCACTGCAGCTGGCCACGTCCTTTGCCCAGCTTCGCCTGGGAGATGTGAAGAACTGA